The Nitrospira sp. CR1.1 genome has a segment encoding these proteins:
- a CDS encoding threonylcarbamoyl-AMP synthase, which produces MALVLPFIDKTFDTILPEVRRVLAAQGLLALPTETYYGLAVRPTNERALRRLIDVKGRPDDKPILVLIGGRDQLSSLVESVPPAAAALMDRFWPGPLTIVLPAATGLSPLLTAGTGTIGVRWSPLAILQRLLMQTGPLTGTSANRSSEPALADADSVQQTLGPLLDLILDGGRTPGGTASTIVDARDQPRVLRAGVLSTDRIRAALEPLGYTLSS; this is translated from the coding sequence ATGGCTCTGGTTCTTCCCTTCATCGACAAAACCTTCGACACCATCCTGCCGGAAGTGCGCCGTGTGTTGGCCGCGCAGGGGCTCCTCGCCCTGCCGACCGAAACCTATTATGGCTTAGCCGTTCGACCCACCAACGAAAGGGCGTTGCGCCGACTGATTGACGTCAAAGGCCGGCCCGACGACAAGCCCATTCTTGTGCTCATCGGCGGGCGCGATCAATTGTCTTCATTGGTGGAATCGGTTCCTCCGGCCGCGGCCGCGCTGATGGATCGGTTTTGGCCGGGGCCCTTGACCATCGTGTTGCCCGCCGCAACCGGCTTGTCCCCGTTGCTGACGGCGGGAACCGGCACGATTGGGGTTCGATGGTCGCCGCTGGCGATCCTGCAACGCTTGTTGATGCAGACTGGTCCTCTGACCGGGACCAGTGCCAACCGGTCATCCGAACCCGCTCTCGCCGATGCAGACTCGGTGCAGCAGACGCTCGGGCCGCTCCTTGATCTGATTCTTGATGGCGGGCGCACGCCGGGCGGCACCGCGTCGACGATCGTCGATGCGCGCGACCAGCCGCGCGTGCTGCGAGCGGGGGTGCTGTCGACGGACCGGATCCGCGCAGCCCTGGAGCCACTGGGGTACACACTTTCATCATGA
- a CDS encoding aminotransferase class I/II-fold pyridoxal phosphate-dependent enzyme — protein sequence MKLAARVGRIVPSPTLSITATAKAMAAQGIDVIDFASGEPDFDTPEPVKAAAEAAIRAGFTKYTPSSGIDELRTAIVEKLKDEQGLQYDKSQILVSCGAKHSLYNVAEALLEAGDELIIPVPFWVSYQDQTLLNDATPVLLQTQERDGYTISQEALEAVITPRTKAIIVNSPCNPTGATYDRDTLERIAAVALRHDLVIISDEIYEKVLYDGVQHISIASLSPEVAARTVVINGVSKAYAMTGWRIGYAAGPKSLLTAMANIQSQSTSNPCSISQKAAVAALRLGNPFTTVMVAEFDRRRRLMVERLNKIPGVTCRMPTGAFYAFPNVSGLLAKSWKDQPIGSAANLATYLLNEAQVALVPGEPFGSDVHIRLSYATSMEAIERGLTRIEAALRRLS from the coding sequence ATGAAACTGGCAGCCCGTGTCGGACGTATTGTGCCCTCTCCTACCCTGAGTATCACCGCCACCGCGAAAGCCATGGCGGCACAAGGCATCGATGTGATCGATTTTGCCTCCGGAGAACCGGACTTCGATACGCCGGAACCGGTGAAAGCCGCGGCCGAAGCCGCCATCCGCGCGGGCTTTACGAAGTATACGCCGTCGTCAGGTATCGACGAACTGCGTACCGCGATTGTCGAGAAGTTAAAAGACGAACAGGGACTTCAGTATGACAAGTCCCAGATTTTGGTGTCTTGCGGCGCTAAACATTCCCTCTACAACGTCGCGGAAGCGCTGTTGGAGGCGGGCGATGAACTGATTATCCCGGTCCCCTTCTGGGTGTCCTACCAAGATCAAACCCTGCTGAACGATGCCACGCCGGTGCTGCTTCAGACGCAGGAGCGGGATGGGTACACGATTTCGCAAGAGGCCCTGGAAGCCGTCATCACCCCGCGCACCAAAGCGATTATCGTCAACAGCCCGTGTAATCCTACCGGCGCCACGTACGACCGGGACACTCTGGAACGCATCGCTGCCGTCGCCTTGCGCCATGACCTCGTCATCATTTCAGACGAGATTTACGAGAAGGTGTTGTACGACGGTGTGCAGCACATCAGCATCGCCAGCCTGAGCCCCGAAGTTGCAGCACGCACGGTGGTGATTAACGGTGTCTCCAAGGCCTATGCCATGACCGGCTGGCGCATCGGCTATGCCGCTGGACCGAAGTCGTTATTGACGGCCATGGCCAATATCCAAAGTCAAAGCACCTCGAACCCCTGCTCCATTTCGCAAAAGGCTGCGGTGGCGGCGCTCCGTCTCGGGAACCCTTTCACGACCGTGATGGTGGCGGAATTCGATCGGCGGCGACGCCTCATGGTCGAGCGCCTCAACAAAATACCCGGCGTCACCTGTCGCATGCCAACCGGGGCATTCTATGCATTTCCGAATGTGAGCGGTCTGCTGGCCAAGAGCTGGAAGGATCAACCTATCGGCTCGGCGGCGAATCTGGCGACCTATTTACTGAATGAGGCGCAAGTGGCGTTGGTACCGGGCGAACCGTTTGGAAGCGATGTCCATATCCGGCTGTCGTATGCGACCTCTATGGAAGCCATCGAACGCGGATTGACGCGCATCGAAGCAGCCCTCCGCCGGCTGTCTTGA
- the coaD gene encoding pantetheine-phosphate adenylyltransferase, whose protein sequence is MKTAVYPGTFDPITHGHSDIIRRGFRMFSRVIVAIAPNPGKHPLFSTTERLDMVRLVTKDLPNLEVTTFEGLLVDFVRASGAHAILRGLRAISDFEHEFQMALVNRKLAETVETVFLMPSEEYSYLSSTIIKDVASHGGSLQDFLHPEVARRLQERIRSFKG, encoded by the coding sequence ATGAAAACCGCCGTCTACCCCGGCACATTCGATCCGATCACGCATGGTCACAGTGATATCATCCGGCGCGGATTTCGGATGTTTTCGCGTGTCATCGTGGCCATCGCCCCCAATCCGGGCAAACATCCGCTGTTCAGCACGACAGAACGATTGGACATGGTGCGCCTCGTCACCAAGGATCTGCCAAACCTGGAGGTCACGACCTTCGAGGGACTGTTGGTGGATTTTGTGCGCGCCAGCGGCGCTCATGCTATTCTGCGGGGACTGCGCGCGATTTCTGATTTCGAACACGAATTTCAAATGGCACTGGTCAATCGAAAACTGGCGGAAACCGTCGAGACGGTGTTTCTCATGCCCAGTGAAGAATATTCCTATCTCTCTTCCACCATCATCAAGGATGTCGCCAGCCACGGCGGGTCGCTTCAAGACTTTCTGCACCCGGAAGTGGCGCGGAGGCTCCAAGAACGAATTCGGAGTTTCAAAGGATGA
- the rsmD gene encoding 16S rRNA (guanine(966)-N(2))-methyltransferase RsmD has protein sequence MRVIAGLHRGRRLLGPRGQAIRPTSDRVKEALFSILGERIMGARVLDLYAGTGSIGIEALSRGATHVTFVEANRDALRLVQSNLRQCGLEQSSNICACQVSQFFRRGTQWSGPYDIVFCDPPYQLTPELIALATEWQWHAGWLSDDAVVILEHGRKADIPSVLGPLSQVKRYDYGDTALTRFHVAPKEVQPA, from the coding sequence ATGCGTGTCATCGCTGGGCTTCATCGGGGCCGACGGTTGCTGGGTCCCAGGGGACAGGCTATCCGCCCGACCTCCGATCGAGTCAAAGAAGCGCTCTTTTCCATCCTTGGCGAACGCATCATGGGGGCGCGCGTGCTCGACCTCTATGCGGGGACCGGTTCGATCGGCATTGAGGCCTTGAGCCGCGGGGCGACGCATGTGACCTTTGTGGAAGCCAATCGCGACGCGTTACGCCTGGTCCAGTCCAACCTCCGGCAATGCGGGTTGGAACAGTCCTCCAACATCTGCGCCTGTCAGGTGAGTCAGTTTTTTCGCCGCGGCACCCAATGGTCAGGCCCCTACGACATTGTCTTCTGCGATCCACCCTATCAACTCACGCCTGAATTGATTGCCCTGGCAACAGAATGGCAATGGCACGCGGGCTGGCTGTCGGATGACGCCGTGGTCATCCTGGAACATGGACGGAAAGCGGACATTCCCTCCGTTCTGGGTCCGCTCTCGCAGGTGAAGCGCTACGACTACGGCGACACCGCACTGACCCGATTTCACGTCGCGCCGAAAGAAGTCCAACCGGCATGA
- the radC gene encoding DNA repair protein RadC: MTFKKAGGGIGDWPETERPRERLLSEGAESLSDAQLLAILLRVGRQDASAVKVGMEVLGRVGGIFGLLHCSTEELCAIPGVGPAKAAQLKAAVEVGKRAVSAPLTTGTRINSSADLFKHYHAGLRDLRHEIFAVVLLDAKNQVIRDVTISEGSLTLSIVHPREVFIPAMRASAAGVIFLHNHPSGDPTPSQEDRVLTARLVSAGALLGIQVLDHLIVGDGRYVSFADQGWLGAEAPKT, from the coding sequence ATGACCTTCAAAAAAGCAGGGGGTGGAATCGGGGATTGGCCGGAAACTGAGCGGCCGCGTGAACGATTGCTCAGCGAGGGGGCAGAAAGCCTGTCCGATGCGCAATTGCTGGCGATTCTTTTACGCGTGGGCCGGCAGGACGCATCGGCCGTCAAGGTCGGCATGGAGGTGCTCGGCCGTGTCGGGGGTATTTTCGGGCTCTTGCATTGCAGCACCGAAGAGCTCTGCGCCATTCCCGGGGTAGGACCGGCCAAAGCTGCGCAATTGAAGGCGGCGGTGGAGGTCGGCAAACGGGCCGTCTCTGCGCCATTGACGACCGGGACGCGCATCAATTCGAGCGCGGATTTGTTTAAGCATTACCACGCAGGCTTGCGGGATCTGCGTCATGAGATTTTCGCTGTGGTCTTGCTGGATGCCAAGAATCAGGTCATTCGCGACGTGACGATTTCGGAAGGCAGCCTGACGCTGAGTATCGTGCATCCGCGGGAAGTGTTTATCCCCGCCATGCGCGCCTCGGCCGCCGGAGTGATTTTTCTTCACAACCATCCCAGCGGAGACCCCACGCCAAGCCAGGAAGATCGTGTGCTGACGGCCAGGCTCGTGTCAGCGGGAGCGCTTCTGGGAATTCAGGTGCTGGATCACCTCATTGTGGGCGACGGTCGGTATGTGAGTTTCGCCGACCAGGGATGGCTCGGCGCAGAGGCGCCGAAAACATGA